The DNA sequence CGAACTCCTCGAACCGCTTGTCCTCCGCCTGCACCTGGTGCGGCTCGACGTTCTCGGCCACGCAGTGGGCGGCCAGCGCACCGGCGACCTCGCCGACGTTCCACTCCACCGGGTGGAGCCGGTAGCAGCCGTTGGTGATGTGCGTGGTGCCGATGTTCTTGCCCGCGGGCAGCAGATTGCGGACGCGTCGCGGCACCAGCGCCCCGAGGGGGATCTCGAAGGGCACCGAGCCGATGTCGACGTAGTTGTCGCCGCCGGTCGAGGGATGCAGATCGATGCGGTAACCGCCCACGCCGACGGGGTCCCGGTGCCGGGTGCCGCCGTACGGGCCGACCAGGTCGATCGCGACGTCGTGCTCGGTGACCGTGGTGACGGCCTTGATACGGCGGGACTCGCGGACGTACGCCGCCTTGGCCAGGCCGTCCGCCGTGCCGGTCACGTCCGGGCGGATCCGCAGGCCGGGGAAGCCGGTGCCGCCGTCCGGGCGCGGTGCCTCGGTCTGCAGCCAGTACAGCAGCGACAGCGACAACTGCCGTGCCTCGCATAGCGCTTCGGCCTCCTGGCCGATGTACGGCTTGAGCCAGTAGTCGTTGAGCGGCCAGTTGACGAGCGTGATGTCGGAATCGAAGGCGCCCGGCGTGTGCAGCTTGCGGGCGAGGATCCGGCGAAAGCCCCACAGTTCCTTGTCGCCGGCGTCGGCGCTCTGGTCGGCGGAGACGCCGAGCGGGTCGAGTTCGGGATTCGGTACGAAGGTCCGCGGCACCGGCTCCAGCGTGCGCGGGTCGGGCGCCTCGAAGCCGAGCAGCGGACCGGGCCAGAACGAGGGCCGGTAGCCGCGCCAGAAGTCGTAGTCCTCGGGCCGGTCGATCGTGTGGTCCTCGCCCTCGTGGTGGGAGAGCGCGAAGCAGACCGTGATGCCCTGCTGGTTGTCGGGCTGGGCCTCGTCGGGGGCGTGCGGCTCGTCGAACTCGGCGCGCGCCTCGGCCCCGTTCGCGTGCTCGACGCCCGCGAGGTGGAGGAGTTCGCCGGTCTCGGTGGCGTCCAGGACGTAGCGCGCGGTGAGGGTGCGACGCGTCCCGTCACGCAGATCCTGCAGGGTCACCGCCCGTACGACATCGTTGTCGGCCTCGGCGCAGACCGGCCGGTGCTCGGTGAGTACGGTCAGCCGGCCCGCCGCACGGTGGGGCGCGAGCATGCCCTCCAGGACGGCAAGGGCGACCCGGGGTTCGTGGCAGAGCTTGCTGACGCGGCCCGCTCCCGGGTTGAGTTCGGTGAGCGCCAGCGCCTCGGCCCGCAGCGGGTACCAGTGGCGGTAGTACCGCCGGATCTCCTCGCGCAGCCGCCGGTACGTGGCGGTCGTGCCGAACTGCTCCACCCACGGGTGCTCGTCGGGCGGTACGGCCTGGCTGGTGAGCTGGCCGCCGATCCAGTCCGTCTCCTCGGTCAGCACGACGCTGCGTCCCGCCCGGCAGGCGGCGAGTGCGGCGGCCACGCCACCGAGGCCGCCGCCCACGACGAGGATGTCTGCTTCGGATATCACGCTTCTCCTTGCTGCCGGTTCAGGTTCACAGAGGGCTGGGGCTGGTGCTCAGGGCCGGGCAGGCGGCGGTCCGGTCGTCGGACCGGGGCGGAAGGCACAGCCGACGAGCGGCTCGTGCGCCTCCTCGCCCGCGACGAGGGCGGCCAGCAGACGTACGGCAGCGGCGCCCAACTGCGGCCGGGGGATATCGAATCCGGTCGGTACGGGCTCGTTCGCCAGATCGGCGGGCGGGCTGCCGAGCAGGGCGAGGGACACCTCGGCCGGGCAGTCGAGGCCCGCCTCACGCACGGCGGAGAGCAGGCCTCGCCAGGCGGCCCCGGTGTCGGTCTCCTCCGCGATGAAGGCCGTCACGCCCTCGTCGGCCCAGGCACGCAGCCGTTCTCGCGTGAGCTCCCGCTGCGGATCAGCGGACCGGAAGACGGACGTGGGCCCGGTGGGCAGGCCTGCCGCCTCCAGCCCCTCCAGGAAGCCGCGCTGACGGTCCGTCGAAGCGGATGCGTCGTCGTCCTCGCGGACGAGGACGATCCGTCGATGCCCCAACTCGGCCAGATGACCCACGACGTCACGGGTGGCTCGGACATAGTCCGCGCCCACCCAGGCCACGCCCTCCAACTCCTCGCGGCGGCCCAGGTGCACGACCGGGAAACCGTCCTCGACCAGCCGCTTGAGCTCCGCCCGGGGGGTATGCCGACCGATGAACAGACAGCCGTCCGCGAGCCGGACCCGGCTCAGGGCTTCGGGACCCGTGGCCCCCGCGCCACCCGTGCTCGACCCGGTGAACAGCACCAGGTCGTAACCGAGTGCCGCCGCCTCGCGCTCCACGCCGACCAGGAAGGGGTAGTACGAGTGCTGCACGTCGGTGGGGAACGTGGCGGTGAAGCTGAAGACGCCGAGGAGGTTGTTGCGGGCGGCGGCCAGCCGCCGGGCGGCCGGATCGGGCACGTAGCCGAGACTGCGGGCCGCTTCCAGGACCCGTTGGCGGGTCTCCTCGGAGATGAGGCGTCCTTTCCCGTCCGGCTTCGGGGAGAGCACCAGGGACACGGTCGCCTGCGAGACCCCTGCGAGCCGAGCCACCTCGGCCTGCCGGGGTCGTGACGTACGTCCGGCCGGAGCGGGGGGACGTCCGGGGCGCTTCCTGGGTTCCACGGTGGCTGCTCCTATTAATGCGTATTACCTAATGCGCATTAACGAGGTTGCACCTACCCGCCCAGCCGGTCAAGGCCCGGGACGGAAGTGGTGCGGGCGACCTCTGCACGATCGGGATCAGGGGGCTGGTTGGACCCCTGACGCGCGGGCACTCGGGGCGCGGGCGAGCGTGGTGCGCCGTGCCCGCCGCAGCCCGGGGTGAGCCCGGCCGAGGACAGGCGCCGAACGCGGCGGACAGAAGCAGGACCGCCCGTGTCCGGCCCCCGCACATCCGCCGGCACACAGCAGAACTGACCGCATCCGAACACCGCCCCCACAAGGAAGTGGGCTGACAAGGCCTCCACCCGAGTCGGTAGAAAGGGGCAGCCCGTGCGCAGCAGGAGCAGCCCGCTCGCCGGCCGTACGGTCGCCGTCACCGGCGCCGCCCGGGGTGTGGGCGCGGCGCTGTCACACGAGATAGCCCGGCGCGGCGCCCGAGTCGCGCTGCTCGGCCACGAGAAGGCCGCCCTGGAGACGGTGGCGGAGTCCCTGCCGGGCCCCGCGCTGGCCGTCGAGGTCGACGTCACCGACCTCGTCGCCCTGGTTGCCGCGGCCCACACGGTGCGGGCCCGACTGGGGCGCCCCTCCGCCGTGGTGGCGAACGCGGGTATCTCCGAGGGCGGTCCGTTCCTCGCCTCGGACCCGGCGGCCTGGCGGCGTGTCATCGACGTCAACCTCACCGGCAGCGCCCACACCGCCCGCGCGTTCCTGCCGGACCTCTTCGACACAGCGGGGTACTTCCTCCAGATCGCCTCGCTGGCGTCGATCGGCGCCGTCCCCCTGATGAGTTCCTACTGCGCATCCAAGGCGGGGGCGGAGGCCTTTGCACACGCCCTGCAAACGGAGGTGGCGCACCGGGGGGTCGCCGTGGGCATCGCGTATCTGAACTGGACGGACACCGCCATGATCCGCGACGCCGACCAGTACGCCGCCCTGCGTGAACTGCGCGCCCACATGCCCCCGCCGGTTGACCGGGTACACGACGTGGAGACGGTCGCCGCCCGCCTGGTGAGGGGTCTGGAACGCCGCCGTACGGCCGTGTACGCCCCCGCATGGCTGCGTCTGACCCAGCCGGTGCGAGCGGCGCTGCCACCCGTCGTGCTGCGTGTGTCGCGCCGCCTGCTGCCCCGCATGGAGGCCGCGCAACCCGTCGAGTACACCGGGCCACTCGGCGCAGGTGGCCTGGCCGACCAGGCGGCCTCCCGGCGCAATCCGTGACGCCACGACCGGCACTTCCGTGACGCCACGACCGGCACTGAGGAAGCGAGAGAACACCATGGCGAAGAGGGCGAAGAACGCCAAGGGGACGAGCGGCGGGGACAAGGGCAAGCAGCTCGCCCAGGGCGACGAGGTCACCTGGAACAGCCACGGCAGCACCACGGAAGGCACAGTCGAGCGGAGGATCACCCGACGCACCGAGGCCGCCGGCCGCGCCGTGGACGCCTCGTCCGAGGATCCGCGGTACGAGGTGCGCAGCGCCCGCTCGGGCAGGTCGGCGGTGCACAAGCCGTCCGCACTGCGCAAGAAGTGAGCGGATGACCCACGCAGACCTCCTTGCCCCACCTCGGCCCGGCAGACGGCGCCGGGCCCATGAAGAGGATCCGAGCTCATCGCTCGGCGGCAGGGGTGAGACCACGAGGCCGGGGTAACCGCGTTCGTACGTAGGCCCTATTGCAAGGGCGTTTTAGTCGACCGTCTCAGGAGGACAGCCGTGCCAGGCATGTTGGACAAGATCAAGCAGTTCAGCAGGAGTCCGCAGGGGCGACGTGCCGTGGAGGAGGTACGCCGGGCCTCTCGCGACCCGCGGCGCCGGGCCCAGGCCCAGCGGCTGCTCGGCAAACTGAGGGGGCGGCGCCACTGAAGCGCCCGGTGTGCCTCTCTCGGCGAGCGGGCGCCGCGCCGGTGGCTGCTCGCTGAAGGGCGCGGGCCGTGTCGGCGCCTTCGCTGCGTCGAGCGGTCCGCACGAGTGCCGCGCAAGCCATTGGGGCGCATTGTCAGTGGCAGGCGCAACAATGCGGTCCAGCAAGATCAACATTGGGTCCGGAACGAGGCGCGCGCTGTCCGTCCTCCACCCTGGAAAGGCCGTACAGATGCCCCTCGCGACCTCCCGCGCCTCGTATTCCGTCGCGGACGCCCACTCCGCGGCCGACCCGGTTCACCCTGCGCGCCGCGGCGAACGCGAACGCGACCGTGCCGGGCGGGCGGCCCGAACGGACCTGGCCTGCCTGAGTGCACCCTTCCAACTGCCCCCGCCCAGATCCGCGGTGGCGCTCGACGCCCTCGCATCCGAGGTGCTGCGCATCGTGGCCGACTCCCGCACACCCGTCTTCGTGACCGTCCACGAGGGCGGACGAACCCGCTACGGCTACTGGCGCCCGGTCGACGCCGCCACAGGTAGAGGCGGCTGCTATGTCGCCCTGCCCACCGATGTGTGCGAAAGGCTGCGCTCCGGCGGACGCATCGAACTGGGCGAGCCCGTCACCGATCCGGCCAAGACCACCTACCGCATCAGGCCCGCCCGTACTCGGGTGAGGACGGGACGCCACGCAGGCAGCGCAGCGTGAGCGGCTGAACCCGTGGCACTGCCCCCGCCCCCCCCGGAGAAGAGAGTCGGCGGCGGCCAGTTCGGACCAGGTCCGTCCGTCCCGCGAGGTCCAGATGGCCCCGACGGTCGGCTTCCCGTCCGGGAGGTTCGCCGCACCCGCGCCGATCAGCGTTCCGTCGATGTCCACCACGCTCGACAGCCGCTGCTTGGTGAGCGGTACGGCGGTCGGCTCCGGGAGCTGTCCCGTCCCGAAACGACCGGTCCGCTTCCAGGAGGCGTCGGAGCTCCGCGTCCAGTATGCGGTGGGCCGTGCACGTCGTAGGGGGATTTGGTCAGTTACCTCCGCGAGGAGCGGTTCTCGATCTGAGCCGAGAATCTCCCTGCTATCGTGCGCCGATGTCATCGATCAAGCAGTTCCAAGTCACCTTTGACTGCGCAGAACCCGAGCGAGTTGCTCGCTTTTGGTGCGAGGTACTGGGGTACGTCCTGCCGAAGCCGCCGGAGGGGTTCGCCACTTGGGACGATTACAACCACTCGCTGCCTCCTGAGGACCGGGGTGCATGGGCCGCCTGCATTGATCCCTCGGGTGTCGGCCCGCGACTGTTCTTTCAGCGCGTTCCCGAAGGGAAGGTCGTCAAGAATCGGGTTCATCTCGACGTGCGGGTCGGCACCGGACTGGTGGGTGAAGAGCGCCTCGCCGCGCTTGAGGCCGAGTGCGCACGCCTGATCCCGCTCGGCGCGGTTCGCGTGCAGCTCCTGCCTGCCGATGACGAGAACGAGTCCTGCATCGCGATGCAGGACCTGGAGGGCAACGAGTTCTGTATCGACTGAGCGCCCTCCGAATCGGCGGGATTACCGGCTTGGGTGAATGGCTATTCACCAGCTATGGTGAATAGCCATTCACCCACTGCCTCGCCAGGCGCTGCCCGCTGGAGTGCCGATGGACCGGACCGCCGCGATACGCAAGCTGCCCCGCGTGAGCACCCTCCGAGACCGGCTCACCGTGCCGGTGCTCGCGTTCGGCGGCATCCTCATGGCCGTCATGCAGACCGTGGTCGTGCCCCTGCTGCCCGACCTGCCCCGGCTGACCGGCGCCTCGGCGGGCACGGTCTCGTGGATGGTCACGGCCACTCTGCTGTCCGGCGCGGTCCTCACCCCGGTGCTGGGTCGGGCCGGCGACATGTACGGCAAGCGGCGGGTCCTGATGTCGGCTCTGGGGCTGATGACCCTGGGCTCGGTCGTGTGTGCCCTGACCTCCGACATCGGAGTGCTGATCGCCGCACGGACGCTGTCCGGAGCGGCCGCCGCGGTCGTCCCGTTGTCCATCAGCATCCTGCGCGACGAGCTGCCGCCGGAGCGCCGGGGATCGGCCGTGGCGCTGATGAGCGCCACCGTCGGCACCGGCGCCGCGCTGGGCCTGCCGCTGGCAGCCGTGATCGTGCAGTACGCGAACTGGCACACCATGTTCTGGGTGACCAGCGCCCTCGGCGTGGCGGGCGTGACGCTGGTCTGGTGGGCGGTACGGGAATCGCCGGTGCGACAGCCGGGCCGGTTCGACGTTCCCGGCACGCTGGGCCTGGCCGGCGGGCTGGTGTGTCTGCTGCTGGGGGTGTCCCAGGGCGGGCAGTGGGGCTGGGGCAGCGCACGGGTCGTAGGCCTGTTCGCCGGAGCCGTCGTCGTGCTCGCCCTGTGGTGCAGGCAGCAGCTGCGAACGAAGGAGCCGCTGGTGGACCTGCGGCTGGTGGCCGAGCCCAGGGTCGGCCTGTCTCATGTGGCCGCCCTGCTCGCCGGGTTCGCGTTCTACGCCAACACCCTCGTCACCGCCCAGCTGGTGCAGGCCCCCACGGCCACCGGGTACGGACTGGGGCTGTCCATCGTCGCCACCGGCCTGTGTCTGCTGCCCAGCGGAGTCGTCATGCTCCTGCTGTCGCCCGTCTCCGCCCGGATCTCCGCCGCACGCGGGCCGCGTGTCACGCTCGCGCTCGGGGCCGCGGTGATCGCCGCCGGCTACGCGGTCCGTATCGCCGACAGCCGCGACCTGTGGATGATCATCACGGGAGCCACGATCGTCGCCACCGGGACCACCCTCGCCTACTCGGCGCTGCCCACGCTCATCCTGCGAGCCGTGCCTGCCGAGCAGACCACATCCGCCAACGGCGTCAACGTCCTGATGCGGACGATCGGCCAGGCCGGCTCCAGCGCGGCCGTGGCCGCCGTCCTCGTGCACCACACCGGTTCGGTCGGTGGCGCGCCGGTGCCCACCCTGCACGGCTACCAGCTGGCGTTCGCGATAGCGGGCGTGGTCGCCCTCGGAGCCGCGGCCGCGGCGCTGTGCATCCCCGGCGACCCCGCACAGGCGGTCACGGAAGGGCCGGAGCGAACCGGCGACAGCCCCCGGGGCGCGCGCGACGAGGCGATGGAGGGAGCATGAGTGCCGTGAGCACTCCACCCGTCACGCCCGGACCGGCCCGCAGGGACGCCGAGTCGACCAGGGCGGCCATCCTCCGGGCGGCCCGCTATCTGCTGGCCCGGCACGCCCACGCCGACATCACGCTCAAGGCTGTCGCCGACCGCGCCGGGGTGAGCCCGCCGCTGATCCTGAAGTACTTCGGCAACAAGGACACGCTGTTCGCCCAGGTCATGTCCTTCGAGGCCGACGCCGACGCGCTGCTGGCCGCACCACTCCCGGAACTCGGCCCGCACATGGTCCGGCACGTGCTGGTCAGCCAGTCCGAGCAGGGCGCCGACCCGCTGCTGCGGATCGTGTTCGCGCCCCTGCACGGCGAGCAGGGCGACATCCTGCGCGCCAACTTCCGCACCCAGGTCACCGACCGCATCGCCGCCCGCCTCACCGGCCCCGACGCGGGCCTGCGCGCCGAACTGGCCGTGGCCACCCTGCTGGGTCTGGGCGTGATGTACGGCATCGCCCGCGGCACCGAGATGCGAGCGAGCACGGTCGACGCCTTGGTCGACCGGTACGCGCCGGCGGTGCAGGCGTATCTCACGCCGTGAGTGCCCTTCCCATCAGTCCGTGGCAGTGGCTCCCCGGACGGTGAGGGTGCGATCGAGGAGGGGCAGCAGGCGGTCCCAATGGCGCTGCAGCGCACCGGGGTTGAAGGCGTCGGTGTCGGACATGGTGAAGCCGTGGACGGTGCCGGGGTAGATCTCGGAGGTGTAGCTGATGCCCGCGGCGTCCAGGGCCCGGTTGAGCTCGCCGAGCGCCTCGGGAGTCAAGTCGGTCTCGGCGTGGCCGAGGTGGACCTGGGCGGTGAGCGTCGAGAGGAGACGACGCAGGCTGTCGGGCCCGTCGGCGCCCACGGGGCCGTGGAATCCGGCGACGGCGCCCACCTGGTCAGGGTGGGCAGCGGCGGTGCGCATCGCCAGGAGGCCGCCTATGCAGTAGCCGGTCACCGCGACCGGTCCGGCGGCCACCTCGGGCTGGGCGGTGAGGAACCTGAGACAGGCATCCGCGTCGCTCAGGGCACGTTCGGCGGTGTGCGCCTCGATCAGAGGCATCAGCTGGGCGAAGACCGCGGGCCGGGCCTCTTCTCCGATGAACTCGGGAAGTTCGATCACCGGCGCCGGCCCGTGCCGGTAGAAGAAGTTGGGGACCAGCACGTAGTACCCGTGCCCGGCCAGTTCGCAGGCCATCTCCCGCACCACGGGCCGGATGCCGAAGCCGTCCGCGTACATCAGCACCCCTGGGTGCCGCTCGCCACGGTCGGGGCAGGCGGCGAAAGCGTCGGCCCGGCCGTCCGCGGTGGGAATGTGCAACATCTTGGTGAGCATGAGTTCTCCTGTCGTGGTCGACGTGTCGAATGGGGTTCAACACGACAGGAGGCGGAGCCCGCGCAGCAGCGCCGGATCCCCGATCCAACAGCGGGCCGGCACCGGCCCGTACGGCGCTCAGGGGAGCGCCGGGTCACCAATCCGTGTGTGGCGCAATGCCGTCCCGGTAGTCATCGCCGCACAAC is a window from the Streptomyces sp. NBC_00299 genome containing:
- a CDS encoding FAD-dependent oxidoreductase gives rise to the protein MISEADILVVGGGLGGVAAALAACRAGRSVVLTEETDWIGGQLTSQAVPPDEHPWVEQFGTTATYRRLREEIRRYYRHWYPLRAEALALTELNPGAGRVSKLCHEPRVALAVLEGMLAPHRAAGRLTVLTEHRPVCAEADNDVVRAVTLQDLRDGTRRTLTARYVLDATETGELLHLAGVEHANGAEARAEFDEPHAPDEAQPDNQQGITVCFALSHHEGEDHTIDRPEDYDFWRGYRPSFWPGPLLGFEAPDPRTLEPVPRTFVPNPELDPLGVSADQSADAGDKELWGFRRILARKLHTPGAFDSDITLVNWPLNDYWLKPYIGQEAEALCEARQLSLSLLYWLQTEAPRPDGGTGFPGLRIRPDVTGTADGLAKAAYVRESRRIKAVTTVTEHDVAIDLVGPYGGTRHRDPVGVGGYRIDLHPSTGGDNYVDIGSVPFEIPLGALVPRRVRNLLPAGKNIGTTHITNGCYRLHPVEWNVGEVAGALAAHCVAENVEPHQVQAEDKRFEEFARLLDRDGVPRHWPDVRGY
- a CDS encoding LacI family DNA-binding transcriptional regulator produces the protein MEPRKRPGRPPAPAGRTSRPRQAEVARLAGVSQATVSLVLSPKPDGKGRLISEETRQRVLEAARSLGYVPDPAARRLAAARNNLLGVFSFTATFPTDVQHSYYPFLVGVEREAAALGYDLVLFTGSSTGGAGATGPEALSRVRLADGCLFIGRHTPRAELKRLVEDGFPVVHLGRREELEGVAWVGADYVRATRDVVGHLAELGHRRIVLVREDDDASASTDRQRGFLEGLEAAGLPTGPTSVFRSADPQRELTRERLRAWADEGVTAFIAEETDTGAAWRGLLSAVREAGLDCPAEVSLALLGSPPADLANEPVPTGFDIPRPQLGAAAVRLLAALVAGEEAHEPLVGCAFRPGPTTGPPPARP
- a CDS encoding SDR family oxidoreductase; translated protein: MRSRSSPLAGRTVAVTGAARGVGAALSHEIARRGARVALLGHEKAALETVAESLPGPALAVEVDVTDLVALVAAAHTVRARLGRPSAVVANAGISEGGPFLASDPAAWRRVIDVNLTGSAHTARAFLPDLFDTAGYFLQIASLASIGAVPLMSSYCASKAGAEAFAHALQTEVAHRGVAVGIAYLNWTDTAMIRDADQYAALRELRAHMPPPVDRVHDVETVAARLVRGLERRRTAVYAPAWLRLTQPVRAALPPVVLRVSRRLLPRMEAAQPVEYTGPLGAGGLADQAASRRNP
- a CDS encoding DUF2945 domain-containing protein, with product MAKRAKNAKGTSGGDKGKQLAQGDEVTWNSHGSTTEGTVERRITRRTEAAGRAVDASSEDPRYEVRSARSGRSAVHKPSALRKK
- a CDS encoding VOC family protein, which codes for MSSIKQFQVTFDCAEPERVARFWCEVLGYVLPKPPEGFATWDDYNHSLPPEDRGAWAACIDPSGVGPRLFFQRVPEGKVVKNRVHLDVRVGTGLVGEERLAALEAECARLIPLGAVRVQLLPADDENESCIAMQDLEGNEFCID
- a CDS encoding MFS transporter, giving the protein MDRTAAIRKLPRVSTLRDRLTVPVLAFGGILMAVMQTVVVPLLPDLPRLTGASAGTVSWMVTATLLSGAVLTPVLGRAGDMYGKRRVLMSALGLMTLGSVVCALTSDIGVLIAARTLSGAAAAVVPLSISILRDELPPERRGSAVALMSATVGTGAALGLPLAAVIVQYANWHTMFWVTSALGVAGVTLVWWAVRESPVRQPGRFDVPGTLGLAGGLVCLLLGVSQGGQWGWGSARVVGLFAGAVVVLALWCRQQLRTKEPLVDLRLVAEPRVGLSHVAALLAGFAFYANTLVTAQLVQAPTATGYGLGLSIVATGLCLLPSGVVMLLLSPVSARISAARGPRVTLALGAAVIAAGYAVRIADSRDLWMIITGATIVATGTTLAYSALPTLILRAVPAEQTTSANGVNVLMRTIGQAGSSAAVAAVLVHHTGSVGGAPVPTLHGYQLAFAIAGVVALGAAAAALCIPGDPAQAVTEGPERTGDSPRGARDEAMEGA
- a CDS encoding TetR/AcrR family transcriptional regulator; translation: MSAVSTPPVTPGPARRDAESTRAAILRAARYLLARHAHADITLKAVADRAGVSPPLILKYFGNKDTLFAQVMSFEADADALLAAPLPELGPHMVRHVLVSQSEQGADPLLRIVFAPLHGEQGDILRANFRTQVTDRIAARLTGPDAGLRAELAVATLLGLGVMYGIARGTEMRASTVDALVDRYAPAVQAYLTP
- a CDS encoding dienelactone hydrolase family protein is translated as MLTKMLHIPTADGRADAFAACPDRGERHPGVLMYADGFGIRPVVREMACELAGHGYYVLVPNFFYRHGPAPVIELPEFIGEEARPAVFAQLMPLIEAHTAERALSDADACLRFLTAQPEVAAGPVAVTGYCIGGLLAMRTAAAHPDQVGAVAGFHGPVGADGPDSLRRLLSTLTAQVHLGHAETDLTPEALGELNRALDAAGISYTSEIYPGTVHGFTMSDTDAFNPGALQRHWDRLLPLLDRTLTVRGATATD